One Chloroflexota bacterium DNA window includes the following coding sequences:
- a CDS encoding SCO family protein has protein sequence MRLSKWIIIAGLVLLVAVGGAAAWLTLKNAHTFSGVAASPPAVAANFTLTNGDGQIFSLDDLRGQWILLSYGYTSCPDVCPATLANLRQVKEALSPAQAEQVRVVFVTLDPERDSADILKRYVAHFGADFIGLTGSPDEVAAAAQAYGVKYEKKISVSAAGYLVSHSAYVYLIDPQFRLRLTFPFGVRSQEIVSDLNYLISRSSQKDE, from the coding sequence ATGAGGCTAAGCAAGTGGATCATCATTGCCGGCCTCGTTCTGCTGGTCGCGGTTGGCGGCGCCGCCGCCTGGCTGACGCTGAAAAATGCTCACACGTTTTCTGGTGTGGCCGCCAGCCCGCCTGCCGTCGCCGCTAATTTCACCCTCACCAACGGCGACGGGCAAATTTTTTCGCTCGACGATTTACGCGGCCAATGGATTCTGCTGTCTTACGGTTATACCTCCTGCCCGGATGTGTGCCCGGCCACGCTGGCGAATTTGCGGCAGGTGAAGGAGGCGCTCAGCCCGGCCCAGGCCGAACAGGTGCGAGTGGTTTTTGTGACGCTGGACCCGGAGCGCGACAGCGCCGACATTTTGAAACGTTACGTAGCCCATTTTGGAGCCGACTTCATCGGGCTGACCGGCTCGCCGGACGAGGTGGCGGCGGCGGCGCAAGCCTACGGCGTTAAATACGAAAAGAAAATATCGGTTTCAGCGGCTGGTTATCTGGTGAGCCACTCGGCTTACGTGTACTTGATCGATCCTCAGTTCCGCCTGCGGCTCACCTTTCCTTTTGGCGTTCGTTCACAGGAGATTGTCAGCGATCTCAATTACTTGATCTCTCGCAGTTCACAGAAGGATGAATGA
- a CDS encoding copper oxidase: MQFDNLSRRNFLKVAGLAGAAAGISACAGSAPVPPTATNVTAHVESTQSQGETAEEMDNKHKERVDVFLAGIGKDPSFWGAKLPFTEVDGFKVFEVTCKDVKWEIEPGKSIDAMAYNGIVPGPEIRITEGDKVRVVVKNEMVQSTAIHFHGVLVPNSMDGVPFVTQPPIKNGETFTYEFTARNPGSHMYHSHHNAAEQVTKGLIAPFIIEPKDRSADPDYDAEYTMVLNDTGIGLTINGKSFPYTQPIVAKLGDRIRIRYMNEGLLIHPMHLHGLPQQVFSKDGWNLANPYMCDTLNVAPGERYDVLVDCTEAGAWAFHCHILTHAESAAGMFGMVTALVVQ; encoded by the coding sequence ATGCAATTCGACAATCTTTCACGCCGCAATTTTCTCAAAGTCGCCGGACTGGCCGGGGCCGCCGCCGGTATTTCGGCTTGCGCCGGCTCGGCGCCCGTGCCGCCCACCGCCACCAATGTTACGGCGCACGTGGAAAGCACCCAGTCTCAGGGCGAGACCGCCGAGGAGATGGACAATAAACACAAGGAACGGGTTGATGTTTTCCTGGCCGGCATCGGCAAAGACCCCAGCTTCTGGGGCGCGAAGCTGCCGTTCACCGAAGTGGACGGCTTCAAAGTTTTTGAAGTGACATGCAAAGATGTAAAGTGGGAGATCGAACCGGGCAAGAGCATTGATGCTATGGCTTACAATGGCATCGTCCCCGGCCCGGAGATTCGCATCACCGAGGGCGACAAAGTGCGAGTGGTGGTGAAGAATGAGATGGTGCAAAGCACGGCTATTCACTTTCACGGCGTGCTGGTTCCCAATTCAATGGATGGCGTGCCTTTCGTCACTCAGCCGCCGATCAAAAATGGCGAGACGTTTACCTACGAGTTCACCGCCCGCAACCCCGGCTCGCACATGTATCACTCGCACCACAACGCCGCCGAGCAGGTGACCAAAGGCTTGATAGCGCCGTTTATCATCGAGCCGAAAGACAGGAGCGCCGATCCGGACTATGACGCCGAGTATACGATGGTACTCAACGACACCGGCATTGGCCTGACTATTAACGGCAAGTCGTTCCCTTACACCCAGCCCATCGTCGCCAAACTGGGTGACAGGATTCGAATTCGCTACATGAACGAAGGCCTGCTCATCCATCCAATGCACTTGCACGGTCTGCCACAGCAGGTGTTTTCCAAGGATGGCTGGAATTTGGCTAATCCTTACATGTGCGACACGCTCAACGTCGCGCCCGGCGAACGCTATGATGTGCTCGTAGATTGCACCGAAGCAGGCGCGTGGGCCTTCCACTGCCACATCCTCACTCATGCCGAGTCGGCGGCAGGCATGTTTGGCATGGTGACGGCGCTGGTAGTGCAGTAA
- the rlmB gene encoding 23S rRNA (guanosine(2251)-2'-O)-methyltransferase RlmB: MSEFLYRRNVVLETLRAGRRDLRRLFVADDADQDSLREVLAEAKKRNLKTDRKPRKDLNVISHGDNHQGVALEVGPYPYADFDEVLARAESAGEQPLLLLLDQVQDPANVGRLLRTAEACGVHGVLMPDKGSGEITPAVVTASMGASEHMLVTRVGNLARTIDLLKKSDVWIAGLDLAPDSQTLGQVDLNRALAIVVGNEGSGLRRLVREKCDLLIRLPMRGHVQSLNAAVAGSIVLYAAWQARGFVSEKSGSPAGTDSTAR; encoded by the coding sequence ATGAGTGAGTTTCTCTACCGCCGCAACGTCGTCCTCGAAACCCTGCGCGCCGGGCGGCGCGACCTGCGACGACTATTCGTCGCCGACGATGCCGACCAGGACTCTCTGCGCGAAGTGCTGGCCGAAGCCAAAAAGCGCAACCTCAAAACGGATCGCAAGCCCCGCAAAGACCTGAACGTTATCAGCCACGGCGACAACCACCAGGGCGTCGCCCTCGAAGTCGGCCCTTATCCTTACGCCGACTTCGACGAGGTGTTGGCCCGCGCCGAGTCGGCAGGCGAGCAACCGCTGTTGCTGTTGCTCGATCAGGTGCAAGACCCGGCCAACGTAGGCCGCCTGCTTCGCACTGCCGAAGCCTGCGGCGTGCATGGCGTGCTGATGCCCGACAAAGGTAGCGGCGAGATCACGCCCGCCGTCGTCACCGCCTCGATGGGCGCGAGTGAACACATGCTGGTGACTCGCGTGGGCAATCTGGCGCGCACGATTGATTTGCTCAAGAAGTCGGACGTTTGGATCGCCGGCCTCGACCTGGCGCCCGATTCGCAAACGCTGGGGCAGGTTGACCTCAACCGGGCGCTGGCGATTGTGGTGGGCAACGAAGGCAGCGGCCTGCGGCGGCTGGTGCGCGAGAAGTGCGATTTGCTCATTCGCCTGCCTATGCGCGGTCACGTTCAATCCCTCAACGCCGCCGTCGCCGGTTCCATTGTGCTTTACGCCGCCTGGCAAGCGAGAGGGTTTGTGAGTGAAAAGTCGGGGTCACCGGCTGGAACTGATTCGACGGCACGGTGA
- a CDS encoding DMT family transporter encodes MKLKEWIAFALLGLIWGSSFLWIKVAVYEIGPFMLVALRLLFGLLGLIVVLSLQRQSFPRDRRVLLAFLFMGVFNTAVPFVLISWGETKIDSGLASILNGTVPLFTIVIAHFWLGDEKITPARIAGLVIGFIGVVVLVSRDIGPQGIHGNLFGQLAVIAASICYATAITFSRKYLRGQPPVVQSTMILLIADVMLWIVTPVAESPLRFPALPLTWLAVAWLGVLGSCVAYLLFFYLINAWGPTRASVVTYVFPVIGVILGIVFLKEVADWRLIAGTLLVAGGIVVLNMKLFVKQVAVAPAAD; translated from the coding sequence ATGAAACTCAAGGAATGGATCGCCTTCGCCCTGCTGGGCCTCATCTGGGGCTCATCGTTTTTATGGATAAAAGTAGCCGTGTATGAGATTGGGCCGTTCATGCTTGTTGCCCTGCGCCTGCTCTTCGGCCTTCTCGGTCTAATCGTCGTGTTGAGCTTGCAACGACAATCATTTCCACGTGACCGCCGCGTTCTGCTGGCCTTCCTGTTCATGGGCGTTTTCAACACCGCCGTTCCTTTCGTCCTCATCTCGTGGGGCGAAACCAAAATTGACTCGGGGCTGGCTTCCATTCTCAACGGAACCGTGCCGCTGTTCACCATCGTCATCGCCCATTTCTGGTTGGGCGACGAAAAGATCACCCCGGCCCGCATCGCCGGCCTGGTCATCGGCTTCATCGGCGTGGTAGTGCTGGTAAGCCGGGACATCGGGCCGCAAGGGATTCACGGCAATCTTTTCGGACAACTGGCCGTGATCGCCGCCTCGATTTGCTACGCCACCGCCATCACCTTCTCGCGCAAATATCTCCGGGGCCAGCCGCCGGTGGTTCAGTCCACCATGATCCTGCTCATCGCCGACGTGATGTTGTGGATCGTCACCCCAGTCGCCGAGTCGCCACTGCGATTCCCGGCCCTGCCGCTCACCTGGCTCGCCGTGGCCTGGCTGGGCGTTTTAGGCTCGTGCGTGGCTTACTTGCTATTCTTCTATTTGATCAACGCCTGGGGGCCGACCCGGGCTTCGGTGGTCACCTACGTTTTTCCCGTCATCGGCGTGATTCTTGGTATCGTCTTTCTCAAAGAAGTGGCCGACTGGCGGCTGATCGCCGGCACGCTTTTGGTGGCCGGGGGCATCGTCGTTCTGAATATGAAGCTGTTCGTCAAACAAGTGGCGGTTGCCCCGGCCGCCGATTGA
- a CDS encoding LysM peptidoglycan-binding domain-containing protein, whose amino-acid sequence MRLLAPVLILALLLISCNGGAATPPAATLPPPPTQALPTEHAPQPLAATPLPTRVRWQFGEVLPYTVQPGDTLIALAAHFNTSPEAVQQLNPDFDFATYGTLPPGQALTLPAYYAPLIGTPYHLIPDSELVASASQKHFSAKATILEYNGFLSRYSEYAEEETRPSWEIVERVARDYSISPRLLLALVEYRSGALTQPGVSDFTYPLGHRDPLQTGLHKQLVWAAEQLTRGYYGWRSGERVEVSLADGHVERLDFWQNAGTAALHTLFGALMDSEEFTVAVSPDGFGAAYHKLFGDPFMNEITIIPANLQQPDLALPFLVGKIWSYTGGPHPVWGDNTPWGALDFAPPAVTGGCGYSTEWVTAVGDGLITRSSESAVVLDLDGDGDDRTGWVMFYYHMGSDDLAAAGSVVKTGDMLGHPSCEGGRATGTHVHVARRYNGEWMPVDGPMPFVLSGWMAHVADEPYKGTLTYDFPALKIEACTCVTANNSLSR is encoded by the coding sequence ATGCGTTTGCTCGCGCCGGTTTTGATTCTTGCCTTGTTGCTGATCTCGTGCAACGGAGGGGCCGCAACGCCGCCGGCGGCAACCCTGCCCCCGCCGCCGACTCAGGCTCTGCCCACCGAACACGCCCCCCAACCGTTGGCCGCCACCCCGTTGCCGACTCGCGTCCGCTGGCAGTTTGGCGAGGTGTTGCCTTACACCGTCCAGCCGGGCGACACATTGATCGCCCTGGCCGCGCACTTCAACACCTCGCCCGAAGCCGTTCAACAACTCAACCCCGATTTTGATTTTGCAACTTACGGCACGCTACCGCCCGGCCAGGCCCTGACTCTGCCCGCTTATTATGCGCCGCTGATCGGCACGCCCTATCACCTCATCCCCGACAGCGAGTTGGTAGCAAGCGCGAGCCAGAAACATTTCTCGGCTAAAGCAACCATTTTGGAGTACAACGGCTTCCTCAGCCGCTACTCGGAATATGCCGAAGAGGAGACGCGGCCCAGTTGGGAGATCGTCGAGCGCGTGGCGCGCGATTATTCAATCAGCCCGCGCCTGTTGCTGGCCCTCGTCGAGTATCGCTCCGGCGCGCTCACTCAGCCGGGGGTGTCCGATTTCACTTATCCACTCGGACATCGCGACCCTTTGCAGACCGGTTTGCACAAGCAGTTGGTGTGGGCGGCAGAGCAGTTGACCCGCGGCTACTATGGCTGGCGGAGCGGCGAACGGGTGGAAGTGAGCCTGGCTGACGGGCACGTAGAGCGCCTCGACTTTTGGCAGAACGCGGGCACGGCGGCCCTGCACACGCTCTTCGGGGCGTTGATGGACTCGGAAGAATTTACAGTGGCGGTTTCCCCGGACGGATTTGGCGCGGCCTATCACAAGTTATTCGGCGATCCATTCATGAATGAAATCACCATCATCCCCGCCAACCTGCAACAGCCCGACCTGGCCCTGCCGTTTTTGGTTGGCAAAATTTGGAGTTACACCGGCGGGCCACACCCGGTTTGGGGTGACAACACACCCTGGGGCGCGCTGGACTTTGCCCCGCCGGCGGTAACGGGCGGGTGCGGTTACTCGACGGAGTGGGTGACGGCGGTGGGCGACGGCCTGATCACGCGCAGCAGCGAGTCGGCGGTGGTGCTGGACTTGGACGGCGATGGCGACGACCGCACCGGCTGGGTGATGTTTTATTACCACATGGGAAGCGACGACCTGGCGGCAGCCGGGTCGGTGGTGAAGACCGGCGATATGCTAGGTCACCCGTCGTGTGAAGGGGGCCGGGCCACCGGCACGCACGTCCACGTGGCCCGGCGCTACAACGGCGAGTGGATGCCGGTGGATGGCCCGATGCCGTTTGTGTTGAGCGGCTGGATGGCCCACGTAGCTGACGAACCTTACAAAGGCACGCTCACTTACGACTTCCCGGCCTTGAAGATCGAAGCCTGCACTTGCGTGACGGCGAACAATTCGCTGTCGCGTTAG